The proteins below come from a single Danio aesculapii chromosome 23, fDanAes4.1, whole genome shotgun sequence genomic window:
- the fkbp1ab gene encoding FKBP prolyl isomerase 1Ab, giving the protein MGVEIETITPGDGRTFPKKGQTCVVHYVGSLTDGRKFDSSRDRDKPFKFKIGKQEVIRGWEEGVVQMSVGQRAKLTCSPDFAYGNKGHPGIIPPNATLIFDVELLSLE; this is encoded by the exons ATGGGAGTGGAAATTGAGACCATAACCCCCGGAGATG GGAGGACTTTTCCCAAAAAAGGACAGACATGTGTGGTGCATTATGTTG GCTCCCTGACAGATGGACGGAAGTTTGACTCTTCCCGTGACCGTGACAAGCCATTTAAGTTCAAGATCGGTAAACAGGAAGTGATTCGTGGCTGGGAAGAAGGTGTTGTGCAG ATGAGCGTTGGACAGCGTGCAAAGCTGACCTGTTCACCTGATTTTGCCTATGGTAATAAAGGCCATCCTGGGATTATCCCCCCAAACGCCACTCTCATCTTTGATGTGGAGCTTCTCAGTTTGGAGTGA